Proteins from one Malania oleifera isolate guangnan ecotype guangnan chromosome 4, ASM2987363v1, whole genome shotgun sequence genomic window:
- the LOC131152667 gene encoding myosin-binding protein 2 isoform X2 has product MAANKFATMLHNRTNKITLILIYAVLEWILITLLLLNSLFSYLIIKFADYFGLKRPCLWCSRVDHLLEPGKRENFYGELVCENHASEISKLGYCSNHRKLAESQSMCEDCSSSAQPSSRGLSKKITFMIEDAGEKMNLKCSCCGVSLEKAGVDDGIEEGDILDQTRSDFVIDHSEEERRIEENRVNDMLFDVDGIFDGRKEKGAEENGSPSASDSDFEEKKGAIECNRVDFVTEKEQEPFEEEFLSLSREDPCCDESMIQAFVREDASLEILPQHLDFYVDNDDFHLIPVESIHSTATKRSNENKSLGDDLGFCENQEAQLDSELHEKPEFELVVESGCNSGEDEQEPKVAGLESMELDKPENSSGEQESKVAGLESMELDKAEHSLDEQESKAAGLESTELAKNRNSSVPQAGGDLIKAVCEEVAITQATQTLPRDVDDAQATEAAAGGEMNSAVHPASEVVVRLGTDEINAEISMGSEIPDQELSDEIGTQDFLSSYPCMREDPFPSTSSAKLPADDDHGCKKVEEEIVEFQTMSNDQSSMCPELNKLGYQQVEEELIECKTVPNNHLSMPPDLKEIEEEKVPDTPNSLDHLHKRLLLPEKRDLGTEESLDGSVISEFEASEGVLTVEHLKSALRAERKALNALYAELEEERSASAVAANQTMAMINRLQEEKAAMQMEALQYQRMMEEQSEYDQEALQLLNELMVKREKEKQELEKELELYRKKLMDYETKEKMMILRRRRDGSSRSRTSTASCSNTEDSDGLSVDLNHEGKEEDSFCRHQESGNHSTPVDAVLNLDESLANFEEERISILEQLKILEEKLFTLADEEERHFEDMKPFEQFYEENGKEFEHFDLGCDVNGIGNGFPKDMDEKLQEERTMGLKAKTLLPLFDAISAGTEDGTMNGHEQGFESIILHPSVTKFELNTKKLAIEDEVDHLYERLQALEADREFLKHCIGSLKKGDRGMDLLEEILQHLRDLRNVELRVKKMGDGTLV; this is encoded by the exons ATGGCGGCCAACAAGTTTGCAACGATGCTGCACAACAGGACCAACAAAATCACCCTTATTCTCATCTACGCGGTTCTTGAATGGATTCTCATAACTTTGCTCCTTCTCAACTCTTTGTTTTCGTATCTGATCATCAAATTCGCAGATTACTTTGGGCTTAAGCGGCCGTGCCTCTGGTGTTCTCGGGTTGATCACCTACTTGAGCCGGGAAAGAGAGAGAATTTCTACGGGGAACTTGTCTGTGAAAACCATGCCTCTGAGATTTCGAAATTGGGGTACTGTTCCAATCACCGGAAATTAGCGGAATCGCAAAGTATGTGCGAGGACTGCTCATCCTCGGCGCAGCCGAGTTCCCGTGGACTTTCCAAGAAGATCACTTTTATGATTGAGGATGCTGGGGAGAAGATGAATTTGAAGTGTTCTTGCTGTGGCGTGAGCTTGGAAA AAGCAGGTGTTGATGATGGCATCGAAGAAGGTGATATTTTGGATCAAACCAGATCGGATTTCGTGATCGATCACTCCGAAGAAGAGCGTAGGATCGAAGAAAACAGGGTTAATGATATGCTTTTTGATGTTGATGGGATTTTTGATGGAAGGAAAGAGAAGGGGGCGGAGGAGAATGGTTCCCCTTCTGCTTCCGACTCTGATTTTGAGGAAAAAAAGGGAGCTATTGAATGTAATAGAGTGGATTTCGTTACGGAGAAAGAGCAAGAACCTTTCGAGGAGGAGTTCTTAAGCCTTTCCAGGGAAGATCCATGTTGTGATGAGTCCATGATTCAGGCATTTGTCAGAGAAGATGCATCTCTTGAAATTTTACCTCAGCATCTTGATTTTTACGTCGATAATGATGATTTTCACCTGATCCCAGTTGAATCGATCCATTCCACAGCTACAAAAAGATCAAATGAAAATAAATCTTTGGGGGATGATCTGGGATTTTGTGAGAATCAGGAAGCACAATTGGATAGTGAACTTCATGAGAAGCCAGAATTTGAACTGGTTGTGGAGAGTGGATGCAATTCAGGAGAGGATGAACAGGAACCAAAAGTTGCTGGGCTTGAATCCATGGAATTGGATAAGCCTGAGAACTCCTCAGGTGAACAGGAATCAAAAGTTGCTGGGCTTGAATCCATGGAATTGGATAAGGCTGAGCACTCCTTAGATGAACAGGAATCGAAAGCTGCTGGGCTTGAATCCACGGAATTGGCTAAGAATCGAAACTCCTCAGTCCCACAAGCTGGAGGGGACTTAATCAAGGCGGTGTGTGAGGAAGTTGCTATCACTCAAGCAACTCAAACTCTCCCTAGGGATGTTGATGATGCTCAGGCAACAGAGGCAGCGGCAGGTGGAGAGATGAATTCAGCTGTTCATCCAG CATCTGAAGTTGTAGTTCGACTGGGAACTGATGAAATCAACGCAGAGATTTCAATGGGATCAGAGATTCCTGATCAGGAACTGAGTGATGAGATTGGAACTCAAGATTTTCTTTCTTCCTATCCATGCATGCGGGAAGATCCTTTTCCTTCTACCAGTTCTGCTAAATTACCTGCAGATGATGACCATG GTTGTAAAAAAGTTGAGGAAGAAATTGTAGAATTCCAAACCATGTCAAATGACCAATCATCAATGTGTCCGGAGCTTAATAAATTAGGTTATCAACAAGTTGAGGAAGAACTGATAGAATGCAAAACCGTGCCAAATAACCATTTGTCAATGCCTCCGGATCTTAAAGAAATTGAGGAAGAAAAAGTTCCTGATACACCTAATTCTCTGGATCACTTGCACAAGAGATTACTGCTTCCTGAAAAAAGAGATTTGGGAACTGAAGAATCACTGGATGGAAGTGTTATTAGTGAATTTGAAGCCAGCGAGGGAGTTTTAACTGTTGAACATCTGAAATCAGCCCTGAGAGCAGAGAGGAAGGCTCTGAATGCTCTATATGCAGAGctagaagaagaaagaagtgcTTCTGCTGTTGCAGCTAACCAGACGATGGCAATGATAAATAGGCTTCAGGAAGAGAAAGCGGCAATGCAAATGGAAGCTTTACAGTACCAGAGAATGATGGAAGAACAATCTGAATATGACCAGGAAGCTTTGCAGCTTTTGAATGAGCTTATGGTGAAGAGGGAGAAAGAGAAGCAAGAGTTGGAGAAGGAGCTGGAACTTTATCGTAAGAAGCTCATGGATTATGAGACTAAAGAGAAGATGATGATACTGAGAAGGAGGAGAGATGGTAGCTCAAGAAGCAGAACTTCCACTGCTTCATGTAGCAACACTGAAGATAGTGACGGGCTGTCAGTTGATTTAAATCAcgaaggaaaggaagaagacaGCTTCTGTAGACATCAGGAAAGTGGCAACCACAGCACCCCAGTTGATGCAGTTTTGAATTTGGATGAATCACTAGCCAACTTTGAAGAAGAGAGGATTTCCATTCTAGAGCAGCTGAAGATTTTAGAGGAGAAGCTTTTTACATTAGCTGACGAAGAAGAACGGCACTTTGAGGATATGAAGCCATTCGAGCAGTTCTACGAGGAGAATGGCAAAGAATTTGAGCATTTTGACCTTGGGTGTGATGTAAATGGGATTGGGAATGGATTTCCCAAGGACATGGATGAAAAACTTCAGGAAGAGAGAACCATGGGTTTGAAGGCAAAAACTCTCCTCCCTCTTTTTGACGCAATTAGTGCTGGAACTGAAGATGGGACAATGAATGGGCACGAACAAGGCTTTGAGTCCATCATCTTGCACCCATCGGTCACCAAGTTCGAATTGAATACCAAGAAGCTAGCCATTGAAGATGAGGTGGATCATCTCTATGAGAGGCTGCAAGCGCTTGAGGCAGACAGGGAGTTTCTAAAGCACTGCATAGGCTCACTGAAAAAGGGAGATAGGGGAATGGATCTTCTCGAAGAGATCTTGCAACATCTTCGCGATCTGAGGAATGTGGAACTTCGAGTGAAGAAGATGGGGGATGGCACTCTAGTATGA
- the LOC131152667 gene encoding myosin-binding protein 2 isoform X1, producing MAANKFATMLHNRTNKITLILIYAVLEWILITLLLLNSLFSYLIIKFADYFGLKRPCLWCSRVDHLLEPGKRENFYGELVCENHASEISKLGYCSNHRKLAESQSMCEDCSSSAQPSSRGLSKKITFMIEDAGEKMNLKCSCCGVSLESKYYSPYVLIKPSWGILDFSQKANLITEAGVDDGIEEGDILDQTRSDFVIDHSEEERRIEENRVNDMLFDVDGIFDGRKEKGAEENGSPSASDSDFEEKKGAIECNRVDFVTEKEQEPFEEEFLSLSREDPCCDESMIQAFVREDASLEILPQHLDFYVDNDDFHLIPVESIHSTATKRSNENKSLGDDLGFCENQEAQLDSELHEKPEFELVVESGCNSGEDEQEPKVAGLESMELDKPENSSGEQESKVAGLESMELDKAEHSLDEQESKAAGLESTELAKNRNSSVPQAGGDLIKAVCEEVAITQATQTLPRDVDDAQATEAAAGGEMNSAVHPASEVVVRLGTDEINAEISMGSEIPDQELSDEIGTQDFLSSYPCMREDPFPSTSSAKLPADDDHGCKKVEEEIVEFQTMSNDQSSMCPELNKLGYQQVEEELIECKTVPNNHLSMPPDLKEIEEEKVPDTPNSLDHLHKRLLLPEKRDLGTEESLDGSVISEFEASEGVLTVEHLKSALRAERKALNALYAELEEERSASAVAANQTMAMINRLQEEKAAMQMEALQYQRMMEEQSEYDQEALQLLNELMVKREKEKQELEKELELYRKKLMDYETKEKMMILRRRRDGSSRSRTSTASCSNTEDSDGLSVDLNHEGKEEDSFCRHQESGNHSTPVDAVLNLDESLANFEEERISILEQLKILEEKLFTLADEEERHFEDMKPFEQFYEENGKEFEHFDLGCDVNGIGNGFPKDMDEKLQEERTMGLKAKTLLPLFDAISAGTEDGTMNGHEQGFESIILHPSVTKFELNTKKLAIEDEVDHLYERLQALEADREFLKHCIGSLKKGDRGMDLLEEILQHLRDLRNVELRVKKMGDGTLV from the exons ATGGCGGCCAACAAGTTTGCAACGATGCTGCACAACAGGACCAACAAAATCACCCTTATTCTCATCTACGCGGTTCTTGAATGGATTCTCATAACTTTGCTCCTTCTCAACTCTTTGTTTTCGTATCTGATCATCAAATTCGCAGATTACTTTGGGCTTAAGCGGCCGTGCCTCTGGTGTTCTCGGGTTGATCACCTACTTGAGCCGGGAAAGAGAGAGAATTTCTACGGGGAACTTGTCTGTGAAAACCATGCCTCTGAGATTTCGAAATTGGGGTACTGTTCCAATCACCGGAAATTAGCGGAATCGCAAAGTATGTGCGAGGACTGCTCATCCTCGGCGCAGCCGAGTTCCCGTGGACTTTCCAAGAAGATCACTTTTATGATTGAGGATGCTGGGGAGAAGATGAATTTGAAGTGTTCTTGCTGTGGCGTGAGCTTGGAAAGTAAGTATTATTCTCCTTATGTTCTCATTAAGCCTTCTTGGGGGATTCTGGATTTTTCCCAGAAAGCAAATTTGATTACAGAAGCAGGTGTTGATGATGGCATCGAAGAAGGTGATATTTTGGATCAAACCAGATCGGATTTCGTGATCGATCACTCCGAAGAAGAGCGTAGGATCGAAGAAAACAGGGTTAATGATATGCTTTTTGATGTTGATGGGATTTTTGATGGAAGGAAAGAGAAGGGGGCGGAGGAGAATGGTTCCCCTTCTGCTTCCGACTCTGATTTTGAGGAAAAAAAGGGAGCTATTGAATGTAATAGAGTGGATTTCGTTACGGAGAAAGAGCAAGAACCTTTCGAGGAGGAGTTCTTAAGCCTTTCCAGGGAAGATCCATGTTGTGATGAGTCCATGATTCAGGCATTTGTCAGAGAAGATGCATCTCTTGAAATTTTACCTCAGCATCTTGATTTTTACGTCGATAATGATGATTTTCACCTGATCCCAGTTGAATCGATCCATTCCACAGCTACAAAAAGATCAAATGAAAATAAATCTTTGGGGGATGATCTGGGATTTTGTGAGAATCAGGAAGCACAATTGGATAGTGAACTTCATGAGAAGCCAGAATTTGAACTGGTTGTGGAGAGTGGATGCAATTCAGGAGAGGATGAACAGGAACCAAAAGTTGCTGGGCTTGAATCCATGGAATTGGATAAGCCTGAGAACTCCTCAGGTGAACAGGAATCAAAAGTTGCTGGGCTTGAATCCATGGAATTGGATAAGGCTGAGCACTCCTTAGATGAACAGGAATCGAAAGCTGCTGGGCTTGAATCCACGGAATTGGCTAAGAATCGAAACTCCTCAGTCCCACAAGCTGGAGGGGACTTAATCAAGGCGGTGTGTGAGGAAGTTGCTATCACTCAAGCAACTCAAACTCTCCCTAGGGATGTTGATGATGCTCAGGCAACAGAGGCAGCGGCAGGTGGAGAGATGAATTCAGCTGTTCATCCAG CATCTGAAGTTGTAGTTCGACTGGGAACTGATGAAATCAACGCAGAGATTTCAATGGGATCAGAGATTCCTGATCAGGAACTGAGTGATGAGATTGGAACTCAAGATTTTCTTTCTTCCTATCCATGCATGCGGGAAGATCCTTTTCCTTCTACCAGTTCTGCTAAATTACCTGCAGATGATGACCATG GTTGTAAAAAAGTTGAGGAAGAAATTGTAGAATTCCAAACCATGTCAAATGACCAATCATCAATGTGTCCGGAGCTTAATAAATTAGGTTATCAACAAGTTGAGGAAGAACTGATAGAATGCAAAACCGTGCCAAATAACCATTTGTCAATGCCTCCGGATCTTAAAGAAATTGAGGAAGAAAAAGTTCCTGATACACCTAATTCTCTGGATCACTTGCACAAGAGATTACTGCTTCCTGAAAAAAGAGATTTGGGAACTGAAGAATCACTGGATGGAAGTGTTATTAGTGAATTTGAAGCCAGCGAGGGAGTTTTAACTGTTGAACATCTGAAATCAGCCCTGAGAGCAGAGAGGAAGGCTCTGAATGCTCTATATGCAGAGctagaagaagaaagaagtgcTTCTGCTGTTGCAGCTAACCAGACGATGGCAATGATAAATAGGCTTCAGGAAGAGAAAGCGGCAATGCAAATGGAAGCTTTACAGTACCAGAGAATGATGGAAGAACAATCTGAATATGACCAGGAAGCTTTGCAGCTTTTGAATGAGCTTATGGTGAAGAGGGAGAAAGAGAAGCAAGAGTTGGAGAAGGAGCTGGAACTTTATCGTAAGAAGCTCATGGATTATGAGACTAAAGAGAAGATGATGATACTGAGAAGGAGGAGAGATGGTAGCTCAAGAAGCAGAACTTCCACTGCTTCATGTAGCAACACTGAAGATAGTGACGGGCTGTCAGTTGATTTAAATCAcgaaggaaaggaagaagacaGCTTCTGTAGACATCAGGAAAGTGGCAACCACAGCACCCCAGTTGATGCAGTTTTGAATTTGGATGAATCACTAGCCAACTTTGAAGAAGAGAGGATTTCCATTCTAGAGCAGCTGAAGATTTTAGAGGAGAAGCTTTTTACATTAGCTGACGAAGAAGAACGGCACTTTGAGGATATGAAGCCATTCGAGCAGTTCTACGAGGAGAATGGCAAAGAATTTGAGCATTTTGACCTTGGGTGTGATGTAAATGGGATTGGGAATGGATTTCCCAAGGACATGGATGAAAAACTTCAGGAAGAGAGAACCATGGGTTTGAAGGCAAAAACTCTCCTCCCTCTTTTTGACGCAATTAGTGCTGGAACTGAAGATGGGACAATGAATGGGCACGAACAAGGCTTTGAGTCCATCATCTTGCACCCATCGGTCACCAAGTTCGAATTGAATACCAAGAAGCTAGCCATTGAAGATGAGGTGGATCATCTCTATGAGAGGCTGCAAGCGCTTGAGGCAGACAGGGAGTTTCTAAAGCACTGCATAGGCTCACTGAAAAAGGGAGATAGGGGAATGGATCTTCTCGAAGAGATCTTGCAACATCTTCGCGATCTGAGGAATGTGGAACTTCGAGTGAAGAAGATGGGGGATGGCACTCTAGTATGA